One genomic region from Pseudomonas hormoni encodes:
- the rplN gene encoding 50S ribosomal protein L14 translates to MIQTQSMLDVADNSGARRVMCIKVLGGSHRRYAGIGDIIKVTVKEAIPRGKVKKGQVMTAVVVRTRHGVRRADGSIIRFDGNAAVLLNNKQEPIGTRIFGPVTRELRTEKFMKIVSLAPEVL, encoded by the coding sequence ATGATTCAGACTCAATCCATGCTCGATGTGGCCGATAACAGCGGCGCACGCCGCGTTATGTGCATCAAGGTGCTGGGTGGCTCCCATCGTCGTTACGCTGGTATCGGTGACATCATCAAGGTTACCGTAAAGGAAGCAATTCCTCGCGGTAAAGTGAAAAAAGGCCAAGTGATGACTGCTGTTGTAGTCCGCACTCGTCACGGCGTACGTCGTGCTGATGGCTCCATTATCCGCTTTGATGGCAACGCTGCTGTTCTTCTGAACAACAAGCAAGAGCCGATCGGCACCCGTATCTTTGGGCCAGTGACCCGTGAACTTCGTACTGAGAAGTTCATGAAGATCGTCTCGCTCGCCCCAGAAGTGCTGTAA
- the rpsQ gene encoding 30S ribosomal protein S17, which yields MAEAEKTVRTLTGRVVSDKMDKTITVLIERRVKHPIYGKYVKRSTKLHAHDETNQCHIGDKVTIRETRPLAKTKSWALVDVLERAVEV from the coding sequence ATGGCTGAAGCCGAAAAAACCGTCCGTACGCTGACTGGCCGTGTTGTCAGCGACAAAATGGACAAGACCATCACCGTTCTGATCGAGCGTCGCGTTAAGCACCCGATCTACGGTAAATACGTTAAGCGTTCGACTAAGCTGCACGCGCACGACGAAACCAATCAGTGCCACATCGGCGACAAAGTCACTATTCGTGAAACTCGTCCTTTGGCCAAGACTAAGTCTTGGGCGCTGGTTGATGTTCTCGAACGCGCTGTGGAAGTCTAA
- the rpmC gene encoding 50S ribosomal protein L29, whose protein sequence is MKANELREKDAPQLNEQLLGLLRDQFNLRMQKATGQLGQSHLLRQVKRDIARVKTVLKQQAGK, encoded by the coding sequence ATGAAAGCGAACGAACTTCGTGAAAAAGACGCGCCGCAGCTTAACGAGCAACTGCTCGGCCTGCTGCGCGACCAGTTCAATCTGCGTATGCAGAAAGCAACTGGCCAGTTGGGGCAGTCTCACCTGCTCCGGCAAGTTAAGCGTGACATCGCTCGCGTGAAGACTGTGCTCAAACAGCAGGCAGGTAAGTAA
- the rplP gene encoding 50S ribosomal protein L16, whose amino-acid sequence MLQPKRTKFRKQMTGHNRGLAQRGSKVSFGEFALKSVARGRLTARQIESARRALTRHVKRGGKIWIRVFPDKPISKKPLEVRMGKGKGSVEYWVAQIQPGKVLYEIEGVSEELAREAFALAAAKLPLATAFVKRTVM is encoded by the coding sequence ATGTTGCAACCAAAGCGTACGAAGTTCCGCAAGCAGATGACAGGCCACAACCGTGGTCTGGCTCAGCGCGGTAGCAAAGTCAGCTTCGGCGAGTTCGCGCTGAAGTCTGTAGCTCGTGGTCGTCTCACCGCTCGTCAGATCGAGTCAGCGCGTCGTGCACTGACCCGTCACGTTAAACGTGGCGGCAAGATCTGGATCCGTGTATTCCCGGACAAGCCTATTTCCAAAAAGCCTCTCGAAGTTCGGATGGGTAAAGGTAAGGGTAGTGTGGAGTACTGGGTTGCCCAGATTCAGCCAGGCAAAGTCCTGTATGAAATCGAGGGTGTTTCTGAAGAGCTGGCGCGTGAGGCTTTTGCCCTGGCTGCTGCAAAGCTGCCGCTCGCCACCGCCTTTGTTAAACGGACGGTGATGTGA
- the rpsC gene encoding 30S ribosomal protein S3 produces MGQKVHPIGIRLGIVKEHTSVWYADGRTYADYLFADLKVREYLQDKLKSASVSRIDIHRPAQTARITIHTARPGIVIGKKGEDVEKLRQDLTKQMGVPVHINIEEIRKPELDGMLVAQSVAQQLERRVMFRRAMKRAVQNAMRIGAKGIKIQVSGRLGGAEIARTEWYREGRVPLHTLRADIDYANYEAHTTYGVIGVKVWIFKGEVIGGRQEELKPQAPAPRKKAAK; encoded by the coding sequence ATGGGTCAGAAAGTACATCCCATTGGCATTCGCCTGGGAATCGTCAAGGAGCACACCTCCGTCTGGTACGCAGACGGTCGGACTTATGCGGACTATTTGTTCGCTGATCTGAAGGTGCGTGAGTATCTCCAAGACAAACTAAAAAGCGCGTCCGTAAGCCGTATCGATATCCATCGTCCGGCCCAAACTGCACGTATCACCATCCACACCGCTCGTCCAGGTATCGTTATCGGGAAGAAAGGTGAAGATGTTGAGAAACTGCGTCAGGACCTGACCAAGCAAATGGGTGTGCCTGTGCACATCAATATCGAAGAAATCCGCAAGCCGGAACTCGACGGTATGTTGGTTGCGCAGAGCGTAGCTCAGCAGCTGGAGCGTCGCGTAATGTTCCGTCGCGCTATGAAGCGCGCTGTACAGAACGCCATGCGCATTGGTGCCAAAGGCATCAAAATCCAAGTGAGCGGTCGTCTCGGCGGTGCTGAAATCGCACGTACTGAATGGTATCGCGAAGGTCGTGTGCCACTGCACACCCTGCGTGCCGACATCGACTATGCCAACTACGAAGCTCACACCACTTACGGTGTGATCGGTGTAAAGGTTTGGATCTTCAAAGGCGAAGTAATTGGTGGTCGCCAAGAAGAACTGAAACCACAAGCACCAGCGCCTCGTAAAAAAGCTGCTAAGTAA
- the rplV gene encoding 50S ribosomal protein L22, producing MEVAAKLSGARISAQKARLVADQIRGKKVGEALNLLAFSSKKAAEIMKKVLESAVANAEHNEGADVDDLKVSTVFVNEGRSLKRIMPRAKGRADRIVKRSCHITVKVADK from the coding sequence ATGGAAGTAGCCGCTAAGTTGTCGGGCGCTCGAATCTCCGCCCAGAAAGCCCGCTTGGTCGCCGACCAGATCCGCGGGAAGAAGGTGGGCGAAGCGCTCAACTTGTTGGCTTTCAGCAGTAAGAAAGCCGCCGAGATCATGAAGAAAGTGCTGGAGTCGGCCGTAGCCAACGCCGAGCATAACGAAGGCGCAGACGTTGATGACCTTAAAGTCAGCACCGTTTTCGTCAACGAAGGGCGTTCGCTGAAGCGAATCATGCCACGTGCCAAAGGCCGTGCTGATCGCATCGTCAAGCGGTCTTGCCATATCACTGTCAAGGTTGCTGACAAGTAA
- the rpsS gene encoding 30S ribosomal protein S19, with protein MPRSLKKGPFIDLHLLKKIEVAAEKNDRKPVKTWSRRSMILPQMVGLTIAVHNGRQHVPVLVNEDMVGHKLGEFAGTRTYRGHVADKKAKR; from the coding sequence GTGCCACGTTCTCTGAAAAAAGGTCCTTTTATCGATCTTCACCTACTGAAGAAGATCGAAGTGGCGGCGGAAAAGAACGATCGCAAACCAGTTAAAACCTGGTCGCGCCGTTCGATGATCCTGCCACAAATGGTCGGTCTGACCATCGCAGTACACAACGGTCGTCAACATGTGCCAGTTCTCGTGAACGAAGACATGGTCGGCCACAAACTGGGCGAGTTCGCCGGTACCCGCACATATCGTGGGCACGTGGCTGACAAGAAAGCCAAGCGTTAA
- the rplB gene encoding 50S ribosomal protein L2, with the protein MAIVKCKPTSPGRRFVVKVVNQELHKGAPHAPLLEKKSKTGGRNNNGRITTRHIGGGHKQHYRLVDFRRNDKDGIAATVERIEYDPNRTAHIALLLYADGERRYIIAPKGVSAGDQLIAGALAPIKPGNALQLRNIPVGSTVHGIELKPGKGAQIARSAGASAQLIAREGVYVTLRLRSGEMRKVLAECRATLGEVSNSEHSLRSLGKAGAKRWRGVRPTVRGVAMNPVDHPHGGGEGRTSGGRHPVSPWGFPTKGAKTRGNKRTDKMIVRRRK; encoded by the coding sequence ATGGCAATCGTTAAATGCAAACCGACTTCCCCTGGCCGCCGTTTTGTGGTCAAGGTGGTCAACCAGGAGCTGCATAAAGGCGCTCCTCACGCACCGCTGCTCGAGAAAAAATCGAAGACTGGTGGTCGTAACAACAATGGTCGTATTACCACTCGTCACATCGGTGGTGGCCATAAGCAGCATTATCGTCTGGTCGATTTCCGTCGCAACGACAAAGATGGCATCGCTGCCACTGTCGAGCGTATCGAATACGATCCAAACCGTACTGCTCACATCGCTCTGCTGCTGTACGCAGATGGCGAGCGTCGCTACATCATCGCCCCTAAAGGCGTGAGTGCTGGCGACCAGCTGATCGCAGGTGCTCTGGCACCGATCAAGCCGGGCAACGCTCTGCAACTGCGTAACATTCCAGTTGGTAGCACCGTACACGGCATCGAATTGAAGCCAGGTAAAGGCGCACAAATCGCTCGTTCCGCTGGTGCTTCGGCTCAGCTGATCGCTCGTGAAGGTGTCTACGTGACCCTGCGTCTGCGTTCTGGTGAGATGCGTAAAGTGCTGGCTGAATGCCGCGCGACCCTGGGTGAAGTCTCGAACTCCGAGCACAGCCTGCGTTCGCTGGGTAAAGCTGGTGCCAAACGCTGGCGTGGCGTTCGCCCAACCGTTCGTGGTGTTGCCATGAACCCGGTTGACCACCCACATGGTGGTGGTGAAGGTCGTACCTCTGGTGGTCGTCATCCGGTATCGCCATGGGGCTTCCCGACTAAGGGCGCGAAGACTCGTGGTAATAAGCGTACCGACAAAATGATCGTCCGTCGTCGCAAGTAA
- the rplW gene encoding 50S ribosomal protein L23 — translation MNQERVFKVLLGPHVSEKATVLADKKGQFVFKVATDATKLEIKKAVESLFSVKVERVTTLNVLGKSKRTARGLGKRNDWKKAVISLQPGQDLDFSSSAE, via the coding sequence ATGAACCAGGAACGCGTATTTAAAGTTCTGCTTGGCCCGCACGTTTCCGAGAAGGCTACGGTTCTGGCTGACAAGAAAGGCCAGTTCGTTTTCAAGGTTGCAACTGACGCAACCAAGCTGGAAATCAAGAAGGCCGTCGAAAGCCTGTTCAGCGTGAAAGTAGAGCGTGTTACTACCCTGAATGTTCTGGGTAAGAGCAAGCGCACTGCTCGCGGTCTGGGCAAGCGTAATGACTGGAAGAAGGCAGTTATCTCCCTTCAGCCAGGCCAAGATCTCGATTTCAGCAGCAGTGCTGAGTAA
- the rplD gene encoding 50S ribosomal protein L4, protein MQLNVNDAQAIEVSELTFGGEFNETLVHQAVVAYMAGGRQGSKQQKTRSDVRGGGKRPWRQKGTGRARAGTIRSPIWRGGGTTFAARPQDHTQKLNKKMYRAAMRSILAELVRTDRLVVVQDFAVDAPKTKDLLNKLTGMGLTDVLIVSEVVDQNLYLAARNLPHVDVRDVQGSDPVSLIAYDKVLITVSAVKKFEELLG, encoded by the coding sequence ATGCAATTAAATGTAAATGACGCTCAAGCGATCGAAGTTTCCGAACTGACATTTGGCGGCGAATTCAACGAGACGCTGGTTCACCAAGCAGTCGTGGCCTACATGGCCGGCGGCCGTCAAGGTAGCAAGCAGCAAAAGACCCGTTCCGACGTTCGTGGTGGCGGTAAGCGCCCATGGCGTCAGAAAGGTACTGGCCGTGCTCGTGCCGGTACTATCCGTAGCCCAATCTGGCGTGGCGGCGGTACCACTTTCGCAGCTCGTCCTCAGGATCACACCCAGAAGCTGAACAAGAAGATGTATCGCGCAGCAATGCGTTCCATCCTTGCTGAGCTGGTGCGTACTGATCGTCTGGTTGTGGTTCAGGACTTCGCTGTTGATGCACCGAAGACCAAAGATCTGCTGAACAAACTGACCGGCATGGGCCTGACTGATGTCTTGATCGTGTCTGAAGTAGTTGATCAGAACCTGTACCTGGCTGCTCGCAACCTGCCACACGTTGATGTACGTGACGTGCAAGGTTCCGATCCAGTTAGTCTGATCGCATACGACAAGGTGTTGATCACCGTGTCGGCCGTGAAGAAATTCGAGGAGCTGCTGGGATGA
- the rplC gene encoding 50S ribosomal protein L3, with protein sequence MTIGVVGRKCGMTRIFTEEGVSIPVTVIEIEPNRVTQFKTEETDGYRAVQVTVGERRASRVTAAQAGHFAKANVAAGRTVMEFRLEEGEYQAGDLINAEIFAAGQLVDVTGQSKGKGFQGTIKRWNFRGQDNTHGNSVSHRVPGSIGQCQTPGRVFKGKKMSGHMGAERVTVQSLEVVRVDAERNLLLVKGAVPGATGGNLVVRPAAKARG encoded by the coding sequence ATGACTATTGGTGTAGTCGGTCGTAAATGCGGTATGACCCGTATTTTCACCGAAGAAGGTGTCTCCATTCCGGTCACGGTCATTGAGATCGAGCCGAATCGCGTCACCCAGTTCAAAACTGAAGAGACCGATGGCTATCGTGCAGTGCAAGTCACTGTAGGCGAGCGTCGTGCTTCGCGTGTAACAGCTGCTCAAGCTGGCCACTTCGCTAAGGCGAACGTTGCCGCTGGTCGTACCGTAATGGAATTCCGCCTTGAAGAAGGCGAGTACCAGGCCGGCGATCTGATCAACGCTGAAATCTTCGCCGCTGGTCAACTGGTTGATGTAACCGGTCAGTCCAAAGGTAAAGGCTTCCAGGGTACGATCAAGCGTTGGAACTTCCGCGGGCAAGATAATACCCACGGTAACTCCGTGTCCCACCGCGTTCCAGGCTCTATCGGCCAGTGCCAGACTCCTGGTCGTGTATTCAAGGGCAAAAAAATGTCCGGTCATATGGGCGCTGAGCGCGTGACCGTGCAGTCCCTTGAAGTAGTGCGCGTGGACGCTGAACGCAATCTGTTGTTGGTCAAGGGCGCTGTTCCTGGCGCTACTGGCGGCAACTTGGTTGTACGTCCAGCAGCCAAGGCTCGCGGTTAA
- the rpsJ gene encoding 30S ribosomal protein S10 yields the protein MQNQQIRIRLKAFDHRLIDQSTQEIVETAKRTGAQVRGPIPLPTRKERFTVLVSPHVNKDARDQYEIRTHKRVLDIVQPTDKTVDALMKLDLAAGVEVQISLG from the coding sequence ATGCAAAATCAGCAAATCCGTATCAGGTTGAAGGCTTTTGACCATCGCCTGATCGACCAATCCACCCAGGAAATCGTGGAAACCGCGAAACGTACTGGTGCTCAAGTGCGTGGTCCAATTCCACTGCCTACCCGTAAAGAGCGGTTCACCGTTCTGGTCTCCCCGCACGTCAACAAAGACGCGCGTGACCAGTACGAGATCCGTACTCATAAGCGCGTTCTGGACATCGTCCAGCCAACGGATAAAACCGTTGATGCTCTTATGAAGCTTGATCTTGCGGCCGGTGTGGAAGTGCAGATCAGCCTCGGCTAA